The Thalassoglobus sp. JC818 sequence TCGCCGCATTTCATCGGTTCGAAATGGCTTCTCTCCGTCTTCCAGACTGCGTACCTGCGTCTGAATAAACGGCATCGCGACATGGCATCGCAGTGAAAAGGTGGCGTCACGTTTTGCATCGACAGGATGCAGGAAGAACATACCGCTCTTGATGGTCAGACCTTCCCTGAGTTCCTGTGCCAGTTCTTCGTCGTGCAGATTGCGGAGCATCCCGGTGATCCAGAGATGCTCATCGAGAACGGATTCCAGATTGCCATCCGTAACGGCCCGCAGAATTGCGTCGGGATAGGACTCATTTCCTCTCGAAAGCAATCGGTAAAACCAGCGCTGATCAAGGTAGTTCTGGAGCCCCATCCACGAAGCTGCCAAGACCTCATAGAACGCCTCTTCCCAGTTCAGTACTTGTTCTTCAGAGTCGGAGCCACTGAAGTGTCGCAGCAAAGCCCTCCCGACGACGACTCCTGGCGAACCAAGTGCATAGTCGACCAGCGACTCAAAACCCGCTAGCCGGATCACGTCCAACGGTAGTTCTGCCTCCGCGTCCCAGTCACCCAGCAAATTGCCAAGACCAGTGTCATCAGTTTCGCCGGTGGCAATCTTGTTTCGCGCTGACCACCACGATTCACTGATCCTGTCCCAGTTGCCCGCAAGATGGTCGAGTCTTGCGATCAGCCCTCCCCGTGCAAGACCCTTGGAGTTCCTTTCCGCGTCGGACTCTGAGGATTCAAAACCGTCTCTATCACACGGTTTACGATGATCGCCGGCGCATCTACGTTCGGGGCACTCGACCGCCAGAAGTGCCCAAGCCTCGCATCAGACGTTCAAGACTGAAGATTCGGGCGGCGAACAACCCTGTCCGAAACGTGATCAAGGTGGCTCGCGAATACGAGGCGTTTCTGTCTCGCCCCGAGGTCTACGGCTATCGCCAGGTCGCTCAGAATTTCGGTATCTCGAAGGTGATGATCAGCTACTACCTGACGCTCTTGAATCGGCTCCCAACTGACTTCATCAGCTGGCTGGAAAACTGCGAGGAGGAACTCCCGCTGACGTTCTTCAGCCTGAAGCGGCTGAGACCCGTCACGATGCTGGACGAGCCGGATCGTCGTCCCGAGCTGGTTGCCCTGACTCGAAAACTGATCGAGGAAATGCAGGGCGATCCGTCAGAGGCCGTGCCAGCTCTCCTGGAACTTCTCGGGGAATCGGCACTGGCGACGCCAAAAGAGCGTGAGCATCGGTCCATCCAGCTCGACTGATTGATACGACTGGGCGGCATCCTGCCAAATCACGCCCCCAAGAAGCCGCTCAGCCTTTTCAAAGGCCGTCACCGGGGTGCAAAAAATAGATTTCCCTGTGTTTTACGTTGTTTTGCGAGTCTACCACGATGAGGAATGTTTACCAGTCTCTGCTGCTTCTGATCGCCGGAGCTACCCAGCAGGAACTGGCTCGGCATGTTCGATATCTGAAGGTTGAGAACGAAATTCTGCGGAGCAAATTGCCCAAACGGGTCACGCTGACTGAGAAGGAAAAGAACCGTCTCGCGAAGTTTGCGGCGAAGCTCGGATCGGCTCTGAACGAGCTGGCGACGATTGCACATCCCAGCACCATCCGGCGATGGATTCGCGAGGCGGCTGATGGCGTCAAGAAGTCAGTGGCAAAACGCGGTCGACCGAAAACCAAGGAGGAAATTCGGGAGCTAGTCCTGAAAATGGCTCGTGAGAATGACTGGGGTTACACCCGAATCATGGGTGAGCTCAAGAAACTCGGGATCACGCCGCCGTCTCGCAACACGATCAAGAACATTCTCAAAGAGAACGGGCTCGATCCAGGGCCGAAGCGAGGCGAGGGAACCTGGGACGACTTTCTGAAGCAGCACGCCTCCACACTTTGGCAATGTGACTTCTACGCCAAGAAAGCTCTCACATTGAAGGGCTTTCGGGATCTCTACATTCTCGTGTTTCTGCATGTGGAATCGCGGCGCGTTTACATCACGCCGTCGACGTTCCATCCCAATGAGGAATGGGTGAAACAACAGGCTGTTGCGTTTCTCGGCCACGTAAGGGACAGCGATCTCGACATCAAACTGCTGATGCACGATCGGGACACCAAGTTCACTGCCTCATCTGATGCGTTGTTCGATCAGGCGGGCGCTGAGATGAAGCAGACGGCGTTCCGGTCGCCCAACACGAATGCCTTCGTGGAGCGGTACATCCAAACGCTGCAACAAGAGGTGCTGGATCACTTCATTGTCTTCGGCGAACAACACATGGACTACATCGTGGCCGAGGCTGTTGAACACTACCATGCGGAGCGACCGCATCAGGCCAAAGACAACGCGCTGTTGATCAAACCGCCTGATGATGGAATTGAAGGGAATGCCGAGAATCAGAAGATTCGGCTCCACTGCAACGAGCGGCTCGGTGGCTTGCTGAAGCACTACTACCTGAAGGCTGCTTAGTGGTTGCATGCTTGGAAACGAGACGTCATCTGATTCATTGCTTGTGTCGCATGGCGAATTGTTCAGCCGACATAGCTGACGCCCTCGCTCCGACCGTCGAAACGAGGGCGTCCACTCATCTACTCCATATCGCAGTCCTCATCAGGATCAAACGACGTATCAACCCACTCCTCGTGAGTTTCGTCGCCATACAGATCAAACAAGCGGCGATTGATCGGACGATTTGCGCGGGCTTCCTGACGTGCTGTGACTTCGTCCCACATGGTCTGCGATTCGTCGCCGGACATCGAACCATGTTCAAGCAAATATGATGCGAAAGCCTCAATCATCTCGACGGTGTTGGCATGACTGACGTACACGGCTGCCCGTTCGATCTGCCTTTCAAGCATATGTTGTCCAAAATCGCCGTCTGACCAAACATAGCTGTGGGATTCGGTGGCAAGTTGCCAGTCGAACGGGAACTGTTGCACGCGTTCGATCGAGCAAGGTTCGCCCCGATATTGCAGTTCTGAGGCAGGGCCACAGAGGGCGACCGCAGTCAGGTTGTCCATCATTCGCGTGTGCTCGCTGGTTCCTGGCGGCAAACGGATTTCACGCGGCTCAACGATCGTCCGTTCGTCAATCCATTGTTTTCCCCTGGCTACCTCGAAGATTGAGTCTGGGAACTCGTCGAGCGACAGTCGGAAAACAGGAAACTGAAACCCGATCGCTGCGTATGCGTGACCGGCAACGTGCCAGGCTTGTGCTTCAAGCTGCTGTGACATGACTCTGCTCCTTCCGTAATAAATCGTTTTGGATGCCCCATTGTTGCTCGATCTTCCGCGCGGCTCGCTGGATTCGATCCACTTCACATTCGACGGCTTGCAGTTCATTGACCGTTGGAAGAAGACCGCGACGCATCATCTCCTTGAAGTCCCACAGGTTCTTGACGATCAACCGTAGTGCTAACCGAGCCATCCCGATCGTTCGGCCTTGGACATTGCTTGACTTCAGAATCGAGATAACAGCCTCCTTGCCGAGATGCCCAGGAACTGCCGACGAAACGTCAACTCGACCATTCAGGCAGTTTTGGAGACGCGTGGCAGCCAGGCGAGAAAGCCGACTCAGCTGCTTGGACTCGGCGAGGAGACGACAATCGCAAGTCACATCGACTCGGTGTTGAAGTTTCTCAAGGCTGCCCCGTGCCCTTGCGAGGCGACTCAGTACCTCGCCGAATTTCACCGTATCGAAAACCGTATCGTCGGATTGTGGGGCAATGGATCGGAACCGCCCCTCGATACGCCATTGATGCGGTGACGTTGACGCACATCCGAGGTTCGGCTGAGGCGTAAGACCGCCACTCGCGACTGAGGTCTGACTGGATCGAAAAGTACAGGCAAGACTGACTCTCCACAGTGTTCGATCAACGAATCGAC is a genomic window containing:
- a CDS encoding integrase core domain-containing protein, translating into MRNVYQSLLLLIAGATQQELARHVRYLKVENEILRSKLPKRVTLTEKEKNRLAKFAAKLGSALNELATIAHPSTIRRWIREAADGVKKSVAKRGRPKTKEEIRELVLKMARENDWGYTRIMGELKKLGITPPSRNTIKNILKENGLDPGPKRGEGTWDDFLKQHASTLWQCDFYAKKALTLKGFRDLYILVFLHVESRRVYITPSTFHPNEEWVKQQAVAFLGHVRDSDLDIKLLMHDRDTKFTASSDALFDQAGAEMKQTAFRSPNTNAFVERYIQTLQQEVLDHFIVFGEQHMDYIVAEAVEHYHAERPHQAKDNALLIKPPDDGIEGNAENQKIRLHCNERLGGLLKHYYLKAA